In Longimicrobiales bacterium, a genomic segment contains:
- a CDS encoding MATE family efflux transporter, giving the protein MNRTGYLAELRSLLRLAAPIIVSQVGQVGMNTTDTIMVGPLGATPLAAAGLGSAIHQFFVTISVGVIVGMAPLISQAFGAGDRIQVRRTLVQGMWLAALLSVPVILVSLAGHELALMLGQAPEVAAPTGEYLRALAGSVPAVFLFMAYRQYLEGMGFARPAMVFTFVGLGLNVVANRVLIYGVGDVIPAMGLAGSGYATTIVRWVMFIGLAVYVVMRSDLHPFRGVRRRLDPALLGRIITIGAPVGTQFGLEVGLFAFGAVMMGWVGALELAAHQVTINIASTTFMVALGVSLAGSIHVGQHIGAGRTGAMRRTVLATYTLAVGFMGLCALLFVVMGESLIRLYTSDAAIVALGAQLLMVAAAFQLFDGAQVAGVSVLRGAADTRIPMIVCGVGYWGVGVPVALMLGFRTALGPVGVWIGLSAGLAAVAVMLALRVRRLLWRGQVRRLPGAPPVAGG; this is encoded by the coding sequence ATGAATCGAACCGGATACCTCGCCGAGCTTCGCTCGCTGCTGCGCCTCGCAGCGCCGATCATCGTGAGCCAGGTCGGCCAGGTCGGCATGAACACGACCGACACCATCATGGTCGGTCCGCTCGGCGCGACCCCGCTCGCCGCCGCAGGCCTCGGCTCCGCGATCCACCAGTTCTTCGTCACGATCTCCGTTGGCGTGATCGTGGGCATGGCCCCGCTGATCAGCCAGGCGTTCGGGGCCGGAGACCGGATCCAGGTCCGCCGCACGCTCGTGCAGGGCATGTGGCTCGCCGCGCTGCTCAGCGTTCCCGTGATCCTCGTCTCACTCGCAGGGCACGAGCTTGCGCTCATGCTGGGGCAGGCACCGGAGGTCGCCGCGCCGACCGGCGAGTACCTGCGCGCGCTCGCGGGCTCGGTTCCCGCCGTCTTCCTCTTCATGGCGTACCGGCAGTACCTCGAGGGGATGGGCTTCGCGCGGCCCGCAATGGTGTTCACGTTCGTGGGACTCGGACTCAACGTCGTCGCCAACCGCGTGCTCATCTACGGCGTTGGCGACGTCATCCCCGCGATGGGACTGGCCGGCAGCGGCTACGCGACCACGATCGTGCGCTGGGTGATGTTCATCGGGCTCGCCGTCTACGTCGTGATGCGCAGCGACCTGCACCCCTTCCGCGGTGTGCGACGCCGCCTCGACCCGGCGCTCCTCGGTCGGATCATCACCATCGGTGCACCCGTCGGTACGCAGTTCGGCCTCGAGGTCGGCCTGTTCGCGTTCGGCGCGGTCATGATGGGGTGGGTCGGCGCACTGGAGCTGGCGGCGCACCAGGTCACCATCAACATCGCGTCCACCACCTTCATGGTCGCACTCGGCGTTTCGCTCGCCGGATCGATCCATGTCGGCCAGCACATCGGCGCAGGGCGTACCGGCGCCATGCGACGGACGGTCCTCGCGACCTACACGCTCGCAGTCGGCTTCATGGGACTGTGCGCGCTGCTCTTCGTGGTGATGGGCGAATCGCTGATCCGCCTGTACACCAGCGACGCCGCCATCGTCGCACTCGGCGCCCAGCTCCTCATGGTGGCCGCTGCGTTCCAGCTCTTCGATGGCGCGCAGGTCGCAGGCGTCAGCGTGCTGCGCGGCGCTGCCGACACCCGCATCCCGATGATCGTCTGTGGCGTGGGCTACTGGGGCGTCGGTGTGCCCGTCGCACTGATGCTCGGCTTCCGCACCGCGCTCGGACCCGTGGGCGTGTGGATCGGACTCTCCGCCGGGCTCGCTGCCGTGGCAGTGATGCTCGCACTCCGCGTGCGCCGCCTGCTCTGGCGCGGGCAGGTCCGCCGCCTCCCCGGCGCACCACCGGTCGCAGGCGGCTGA
- a CDS encoding TIGR02587 family membrane protein, translated as MDERSRKYLKALSRAFAGAVIFGIPIMMTMETWSLGATLERERLLAFLAFVLPLLVGLAYMSGFEKAQGRLQVVLDAMTAYLVALVAATFVLLLFRVVWSGMSMSEIVGKLVLQASAGSFGAVLAHGTLAGGEEEDEDGGGGEHKEDEERPGYFAELLLMSAGALYLALNIAPTEEVQLIAARMGAPLVLALMVVSLLLMHAFVYAVEFRGQEAAPEGTPMWSIVLRFTIVGYALAFLISLYVLWCFGRVEHVTAAPALMMAAVLGFPASVGAASARLIL; from the coding sequence ATGGACGAGCGAAGCCGGAAGTACCTGAAAGCGCTGTCCCGCGCGTTTGCGGGGGCGGTCATCTTCGGAATTCCGATCATGATGACCATGGAGACGTGGTCGCTGGGGGCGACGCTGGAGCGGGAGCGGCTGCTGGCGTTTCTGGCGTTCGTGCTGCCACTGCTCGTCGGGCTGGCGTACATGTCGGGGTTCGAGAAGGCGCAGGGGCGTCTGCAGGTGGTGCTCGATGCGATGACGGCGTACCTGGTCGCGCTGGTTGCGGCGACGTTCGTGCTGCTCCTGTTCCGCGTCGTGTGGAGCGGGATGTCGATGAGTGAGATCGTGGGCAAGCTGGTGCTGCAGGCATCGGCCGGGAGCTTTGGAGCGGTGCTGGCCCACGGGACGCTGGCGGGCGGGGAGGAGGAGGACGAGGACGGCGGGGGCGGCGAGCACAAGGAGGACGAGGAGCGGCCGGGCTACTTCGCTGAGCTGCTGCTCATGAGTGCGGGTGCACTCTACCTGGCGCTGAACATCGCACCGACGGAAGAGGTCCAGCTCATTGCGGCACGCATGGGCGCACCGCTCGTGCTCGCGCTCATGGTCGTCTCGCTGCTGCTGATGCACGCGTTCGTCTACGCGGTCGAGTTCCGGGGGCAGGAGGCGGCGCCGGAGGGCACGCCGATGTGGAGCATCGTGCTGCGGTTCACGATCGTCGGGTACGCGCTCGCGTTCCTGATCTCGCTCTACGTGCTCTGGTGCTTCGGGCGGGTCGAGCACGTGACGGCGGCGCCGGCGCTGATGATGGCCGCGGTGCTCGGGTTCCCCGCTTCTGTCGGTGCGGCGAGCGCACGACTGATCCTGTGA